In Flavivirga abyssicola, the following are encoded in one genomic region:
- a CDS encoding pyruvate dehydrogenase complex E1 component subunit beta, whose protein sequence is MKTIQFREAICEAMSEEMRRDESIYLMGEEVAEYNGAYKASKGMLDEFGAKRVIDTPIAELGFAGIAIGSTMTGNRPIVEYMTFNFSLVGIDQIINNAAKIRQMSGGQFKCPIVFRGPTASAGQLGATHSQAFENWFANTPGLKVVVPSNPYDAKGLLKAAIRDDDPVIFMESEQMYGDKGEVPEGEYIVPLGVAEIKREGTDVTIVSFGKIIKEAYKAVDELAKENISCEIIDLRTVRPMDRKAIVESVKKTNRLVVLEEAWPFGNVATEITYLVQSEAFDYLDAPIVKINTADTPAPYSPVLLAEWLPNSDDVIKAVKKVLYK, encoded by the coding sequence ATGAAGACTATTCAATTTAGAGAGGCTATTTGTGAAGCCATGAGTGAAGAAATGCGCAGAGACGAAAGCATTTATTTAATGGGTGAAGAAGTAGCAGAATATAATGGTGCTTATAAAGCATCGAAAGGTATGTTGGATGAATTTGGAGCCAAACGCGTTATTGATACACCTATTGCAGAACTTGGTTTTGCAGGGATTGCTATTGGTTCTACAATGACGGGTAATAGACCTATTGTTGAGTATATGACGTTTAACTTCTCTTTAGTTGGAATTGATCAAATTATAAACAATGCTGCAAAAATCAGACAGATGTCTGGCGGGCAATTTAAATGTCCTATTGTGTTTCGTGGTCCTACTGCTTCTGCAGGTCAATTAGGTGCTACACACTCGCAAGCATTTGAAAATTGGTTTGCTAATACACCAGGTTTAAAAGTTGTAGTGCCATCAAATCCATATGATGCCAAAGGATTATTAAAAGCGGCTATTCGTGATGACGATCCGGTAATTTTTATGGAAAGTGAGCAAATGTATGGTGATAAAGGCGAAGTGCCAGAAGGGGAATATATAGTCCCTTTAGGTGTTGCAGAAATTAAGCGAGAAGGAACAGATGTAACGATTGTATCTTTTGGAAAGATTATTAAAGAAGCTTATAAAGCAGTAGATGAATTAGCTAAGGAAAATATTTCTTGTGAAATTATAGATTTACGTACTGTTCGTCCTATGGATAGAAAAGCAATCGTAGAATCGGTTAAGAAAACAAACAGATTGGTAGTTTTAGAAGAAGCATGGCCTTTTGGGAATGTAGCGACCGAAATTACATATTTAGTACAAAGTGAAGCATTTGATTATTTAGATGCGCCTATTGTAAAAATTAATACAGCAGATACACCTGCACCATATTCACCAGTTTTATTAGCAGAATGGTTACCAAATAGCGATGATGTTATTAAAGCAGTAAAAAAGGTATTATACAAATAA
- a CDS encoding ankyrin repeat domain-containing protein, with amino-acid sequence MKLLTALLFCTLISLTSKTNEMIETLKTHIKNKASEKAISFIKQNSEVLNLEDENGSSGLMIIAYSGLDKVFEQAIELKKTFSFHEAIVCGKKDLVEDYLVKSNSNLINTYSNDGFTPLSLAAFFNQTEIAKSLIKLGANPNLSAKNPSKVNALHAAIAKENYELCKLLIENGANVDAVQMQNVTALHSAVHRGNLDLIKLLIENNASIDSKMDNGDTALIIAKREGHENIEAYLLDKQN; translated from the coding sequence ATGAAATTACTAACAGCATTACTTTTCTGCACATTAATTAGCTTAACATCAAAAACTAATGAGATGATTGAAACACTTAAAACCCACATTAAAAATAAAGCATCTGAAAAAGCAATTTCATTCATAAAACAAAACTCAGAAGTTTTAAACCTGGAAGATGAAAACGGAAGTTCGGGGCTAATGATAATAGCTTACAGCGGACTTGATAAAGTGTTTGAGCAAGCTATCGAATTAAAAAAAACATTTTCATTTCACGAAGCTATTGTGTGTGGAAAAAAGGATCTAGTCGAAGACTATCTGGTCAAATCTAATTCTAACTTGATAAATACCTATTCAAACGACGGATTCACTCCCTTATCTTTAGCTGCCTTTTTTAATCAAACCGAAATCGCAAAATCATTGATTAAGCTGGGTGCTAACCCTAATTTATCGGCAAAAAACCCATCAAAGGTTAATGCTCTTCATGCTGCAATTGCAAAAGAAAATTATGAACTATGCAAATTGTTAATCGAGAATGGAGCAAATGTAGATGCTGTACAGATGCAAAACGTCACAGCTTTACATTCTGCTGTTCACAGAGGAAACCTTGATTTAATAAAACTTCTCATTGAGAATAACGCATCAATTGACTCAAAAATGGACAATGGAGATACGGCTTTGATCATTGCGAAAAGAGAAGGTCATGAGAACATTGAAGCATATTTATTGGACAAACAGAACTAA
- a CDS encoding DUF5686 and carboxypeptidase-like regulatory domain-containing protein: protein MRIRLLIAFFFFGIISTIAQTKVSGYVFDEFNEPVSFANVIFKGSTIGTITNENGKFYLESDETWTGLTVSFIGYETLHVSLEKKVNYNLKFTLKEELGELDQVVITTGKQSKKNNPAIDLLRKIWEHKRKNGLNLYKQYEYDKYEKVEFDINTIDSALIKSRLFRGMEFVFNEVDTSRVTGKTYLPMFINEAVSRVYGDNTINKEKEVLKGNKNSGFSDNQMVIDFVNDLYSDYNVYDNYLKFFDKSFVSPLSKTGISTYNYVLSDSTFIDNKWCYNIIYYPRRKNELTFKGDFWVADTTYAIKEINLQASKSANINWVKEIYIEQEFEVLNDSLFLVKRDYMMSDFAFNKKEKSRGVYGKRTTLYDNYTFDKDLDDKFYDQEVYNYDKDVYHRGDAFWKENRMEALNKDEQGVYKMLDTLKTVKKFKQLYNLGSILTSGYIEFNTLPLDYGPIFSTFGFNEVEGLRLRAGGRTYFGRNDLWRLEGFVAYGFEDNKFKYGISGKWLLDKKSRLIISGGNRRDVEQIGASLTTSTDVLGRSLASSSVVGTGANDKLTSINLTSLAIEAEPWRNVIFRLGGNYRTLESASPTFSLDYNTPTGIESEIKQFETTLSMSFFPKRKMTGFGVERRVANDDFARLFAQVTRGDKSVLDSDFDYTKVQFSYIQPWQVGGFGRLTTTVEAGKTFGEVPLGLLSVIPGNQTYFSIYNTFSQLDFYEFVSDTYMSLHLEHNFNGRIFSRIPLLRKLNLREIVSIRGVWGEISDENVLLSTTGNINEIPLVAPSDEMYYEYSLGIGNIFKVFRLDFNFRGNYLDEVDYPDARKFGITGTFGFHF from the coding sequence ATGAGAATAAGACTACTTATTGCATTTTTTTTCTTTGGAATTATTTCCACTATAGCCCAAACTAAAGTCAGTGGTTACGTGTTTGATGAGTTTAATGAGCCTGTATCGTTTGCGAACGTCATTTTTAAAGGATCAACCATAGGAACCATAACAAACGAAAACGGGAAGTTCTATTTAGAATCTGATGAAACATGGACAGGACTCACGGTGTCTTTTATTGGATATGAAACATTACATGTGTCTTTAGAAAAAAAAGTAAATTATAATTTAAAGTTTACGCTTAAAGAAGAACTGGGAGAATTAGATCAAGTTGTTATAACCACAGGAAAACAATCTAAAAAGAATAATCCTGCTATAGACTTACTTAGAAAAATCTGGGAGCATAAACGTAAAAATGGTTTAAATCTATATAAACAATACGAATACGATAAATACGAAAAAGTAGAATTTGATATTAATACTATTGATAGCGCACTTATTAAGAGTAGGCTTTTTAGAGGCATGGAATTTGTTTTTAACGAAGTAGATACGTCTCGAGTTACTGGTAAAACATATCTACCAATGTTTATAAACGAAGCCGTTTCAAGAGTATATGGAGATAACACTATTAATAAAGAAAAAGAAGTTTTAAAAGGAAATAAAAACTCTGGATTTAGCGACAATCAGATGGTGATTGATTTTGTTAATGATTTATATTCCGATTATAACGTATACGATAATTACTTAAAGTTTTTTGATAAGAGTTTTGTTAGCCCTTTGTCTAAAACAGGAATTAGTACTTATAATTATGTGTTGTCCGATAGTACATTTATAGATAATAAATGGTGTTACAATATTATTTATTATCCAAGACGAAAAAACGAGCTTACTTTTAAAGGTGATTTTTGGGTAGCAGATACTACATATGCTATTAAAGAAATTAATTTACAAGCTTCAAAAAGTGCTAATATTAACTGGGTAAAAGAGATTTATATAGAGCAAGAGTTTGAAGTGTTAAACGATTCGTTATTTCTTGTTAAACGTGATTATATGATGTCTGATTTTGCTTTTAATAAAAAAGAAAAATCGCGTGGTGTTTATGGTAAGCGTACCACCTTATATGATAATTATACGTTTGATAAAGATTTGGATGATAAATTCTATGACCAAGAAGTTTATAATTATGATAAGGATGTTTATCATAGAGGGGATGCATTTTGGAAAGAGAATCGAATGGAAGCTTTAAACAAGGATGAGCAAGGTGTTTACAAAATGCTTGACACGTTAAAAACAGTTAAGAAATTCAAGCAACTATATAACTTAGGGAGTATTTTAACATCAGGTTATATAGAGTTTAATACCTTACCATTAGATTACGGGCCTATTTTTTCAACCTTTGGGTTTAATGAAGTGGAAGGATTACGTTTGCGAGCAGGTGGACGTACTTATTTTGGAAGAAATGATCTTTGGAGATTAGAAGGATTCGTTGCTTATGGTTTTGAGGATAATAAATTTAAATATGGTATTTCTGGTAAGTGGCTATTAGATAAAAAGAGCAGACTTATTATTTCTGGAGGAAATCGTCGTGATGTTGAACAAATAGGAGCGAGTTTAACAACTTCTACAGATGTTTTAGGAAGAAGTTTAGCATCCTCATCTGTTGTTGGAACAGGTGCCAATGATAAATTAACTTCTATAAATTTAACCAGTTTAGCTATTGAAGCAGAACCATGGCGTAATGTTATTTTTAGGTTGGGAGGAAATTACAGGACTTTAGAATCTGCTTCACCTACTTTTAGTTTGGATTATAATACACCAACAGGTATAGAATCGGAAATCAAGCAGTTTGAAACTACATTATCGATGTCCTTCTTTCCTAAAAGAAAGATGACAGGTTTTGGTGTAGAACGTCGTGTTGCTAATGATGATTTTGCACGGTTATTTGCACAAGTAACGCGAGGTGATAAGAGTGTACTTGATAGTGATTTCGATTATACTAAAGTGCAGTTCTCTTATATACAGCCTTGGCAAGTTGGTGGCTTTGGACGATTAACTACAACGGTAGAAGCGGGGAAGACCTTTGGAGAAGTGCCGTTAGGCTTATTAAGCGTTATACCCGGAAATCAAACGTATTTTTCTATTTATAATACCTTTTCTCAATTAGACTTTTACGAATTTGTGTCAGATACCTATATGTCGTTGCATTTAGAACATAATTTTAACGGACGTATATTTTCACGAATTCCACTTTTAAGGAAGCTTAATCTCCGTGAAATTGTGAGTATACGTGGTGTGTGGGGAGAGATTTCTGATGAGAATGTTTTACTGAGTACTACAGGTAACATTAATGAGATTCCTTTAGTTGCACCGTCTGATGAAATGTATTACGAATACAGTTTAGGTATTGGCAATATTTTTAAGGTATTCAGATTAGATTTTAACTTCAGAGGTAATTATTTAGATGAGGTTGATTATCCAGATGCTAGAAAGTTTGGTATTACGGGTACTTTTGGGTTTCATTTTTAA
- a CDS encoding helix-turn-helix domain-containing protein has translation MKDNFIIHQQAQKYQWSGECFLSIKSFYGGKANYQVKQREYLVDQTNFLILNECTKYRLTIDSSSETESFCVFFSPEFILKVVSELNSSDEQILDFNPRQEGGIRIFEKNYSHQGIVSELLKKGRIQSELGMLDLEKDEFYHQLLNAILHQNTKTLQDTNRLSFKKKSTREEIYQRILFVKDFIDSNYSTNLRLNDLATIGLLSENHLLRNFNQIFGLTPFQYISQKRIQEAKRQILESDKPIKDIALDVGYSSFGNFSNYFKSIIGQSPMAMRKR, from the coding sequence GTGAAAGATAATTTTATAATCCATCAACAAGCTCAAAAATACCAATGGTCAGGAGAATGTTTCTTGTCGATTAAATCATTTTATGGTGGAAAAGCAAATTATCAAGTAAAACAACGCGAATATCTAGTTGACCAAACTAATTTCTTGATTTTAAATGAATGTACTAAATATCGTTTAACAATAGACAGCTCTAGTGAAACTGAATCCTTTTGTGTATTTTTTTCACCTGAATTTATTTTAAAAGTAGTTTCAGAGTTAAATTCATCTGATGAACAAATACTTGATTTCAATCCTAGACAAGAAGGTGGAATCAGGATTTTTGAAAAAAACTATTCCCATCAAGGCATCGTATCTGAATTACTAAAAAAAGGTAGAATACAATCCGAATTGGGCATGTTGGATCTTGAAAAAGATGAATTTTATCATCAATTGTTAAATGCAATTCTTCATCAAAACACGAAAACCCTTCAGGACACAAACCGACTATCCTTCAAAAAGAAATCTACTCGAGAAGAAATTTATCAAAGAATTCTTTTTGTGAAAGACTTTATAGATAGCAACTATTCTACTAACTTAAGATTAAATGACCTTGCTACCATAGGACTATTATCAGAAAATCATCTTTTGAGGAATTTCAATCAAATTTTTGGATTAACACCGTTTCAATATATTTCCCAAAAAAGAATTCAAGAAGCTAAACGCCAAATATTGGAAAGTGATAAACCTATAAAGGATATTGCTTTAGATGTTGGGTATTCGAGTTTCGGTAATTTTAGCAATTATTTTAAAAGTATTATTGGACAATCGCCTATGGCAATGCGAAAAAGGTGA